In a single window of the Streptomyces sp. CGMCC 4.7035 genome:
- a CDS encoding phytanoyl-CoA dioxygenase family protein → MSLTAAGPRTWLSEKDCDLDAFRTLVERSTDPGDYPLAETVEQNVPLYDSDRLRAAEPQHVRTEWVRALLDGPGFVVLKHAFPDLDVVDRASAVFTALIEDERAAGIARGDHFAKPGTNDRVWNALDKMAVRAPETFADYYANDMLALIAEAWLGPGYQITSQVNQVNPGGAAQSVHRDYHLGFLGQEQAARYPAHVHRLSPVLTLQGAVAHCDMPVESGPTLYLPHSQKYEPGYLAWRRPEFIAYFDRHHVQLPLEKGDAVFFNPALFHAAGHNRSADIRRMANLLQISSAFGRAMETVDRETVSNGVYPVLLRRKAEGAAEDWLRRVVAACAEGYPFPTNLDLDPPVDGLAPPSQADTVWRAVSEGWSPERLRGELQAGAERRRI, encoded by the coding sequence ATGTCTCTCACCGCCGCCGGACCCAGAACCTGGCTGAGCGAGAAGGACTGCGACCTCGACGCTTTCCGCACCCTGGTCGAACGGTCCACCGATCCGGGTGACTATCCGCTCGCCGAGACGGTCGAGCAGAACGTCCCCCTGTACGACAGCGACCGGCTGCGGGCCGCCGAGCCGCAGCACGTTCGGACCGAGTGGGTGCGTGCCCTGCTCGACGGTCCCGGCTTCGTGGTGCTCAAGCACGCGTTCCCCGACCTCGACGTGGTGGACCGCGCGAGTGCCGTCTTCACCGCGCTCATCGAGGACGAGCGGGCGGCGGGCATCGCCCGAGGGGACCACTTCGCCAAGCCCGGCACCAACGACCGGGTGTGGAACGCGCTCGACAAGATGGCCGTGCGCGCCCCGGAGACGTTCGCCGACTACTACGCGAACGACATGCTGGCGCTGATCGCCGAGGCCTGGCTGGGCCCGGGCTACCAGATCACCTCACAGGTCAACCAGGTCAACCCCGGCGGCGCGGCGCAGAGCGTCCACCGGGACTACCACCTCGGGTTCCTCGGTCAGGAGCAGGCGGCCCGTTACCCGGCCCATGTCCACCGGCTCTCCCCCGTGCTGACGCTCCAGGGCGCGGTGGCGCACTGCGACATGCCCGTGGAGTCCGGCCCGACCCTGTACCTGCCGCACTCGCAGAAGTACGAGCCCGGCTATCTGGCCTGGCGGCGGCCTGAGTTCATCGCGTACTTCGACCGGCACCACGTCCAACTGCCCCTGGAGAAGGGGGACGCGGTCTTCTTCAACCCCGCGCTCTTCCACGCCGCCGGACACAACAGGTCCGCGGACATCCGGCGCATGGCGAACCTGTTGCAGATCTCCTCCGCCTTCGGCCGGGCCATGGAGACGGTCGACCGGGAGACGGTGTCGAACGGCGTCTACCCGGTGCTGCTGCGGCGCAAGGCCGAGGGGGCCGCCGAGGACTGGCTGCGCCGGGTGGTCGCCGCCTGCGCCGAGGGCTATCCCTTCCCCACCAATCTGGATCTGGACCCGCCGGTCGACGGGCTCGCCCCGCCGTCCCAGGCGGACACCGTGTGGCGGGCCGTGTCCGAGGGCTGGAGCCCGGAGCGGCTGCGCGGGGAACTGCAGGCCGGCGCCGAGCGCCGCAGGATCTGA
- a CDS encoding SDR family oxidoreductase — translation MGLLEDKVVLVNGGSQGVGAGIVRAAVREGARVVFTGRRAGTGEKFAAETGAAFVRADLADPAQARGSVEEVVERHGRLDCLVNAAGLTSRGTLLDTTPELFDAHIAINLRAPFFAMQAAVRSMVDRGAPGTIVNIITSSAHGGQPFLAPYVAAKAGLAGLTRNAAHAHRWDRIRINGLNIGWTDTEGEDAIQRAFHGAGDDWRRQAAERQPMGKLGQVDEIADFVVFLLSDRSGVVTGSVIDWDQIVLGGLD, via the coding sequence ATGGGACTTCTGGAGGACAAGGTCGTCCTCGTCAACGGCGGAAGCCAGGGCGTCGGAGCGGGAATCGTCCGGGCGGCCGTGCGCGAAGGGGCGCGAGTGGTCTTCACCGGGCGCCGGGCCGGGACCGGGGAGAAGTTCGCCGCCGAGACCGGTGCCGCGTTCGTCCGGGCCGACCTCGCGGACCCGGCACAGGCGCGCGGCAGCGTGGAGGAGGTCGTAGAGCGCCACGGCCGCCTCGACTGCCTGGTGAACGCGGCGGGCCTGACCTCGCGCGGAACGCTGCTGGACACCACGCCGGAGCTGTTCGACGCGCACATCGCGATCAATCTGCGGGCACCGTTCTTCGCGATGCAGGCGGCCGTGCGGAGCATGGTGGACCGCGGGGCGCCCGGCACCATCGTCAACATCATCACGTCCTCGGCCCACGGCGGGCAGCCCTTCCTCGCCCCGTACGTCGCCGCCAAGGCGGGACTCGCGGGGCTCACCCGCAACGCCGCGCACGCGCATCGCTGGGACAGGATCCGGATCAACGGCTTGAACATCGGCTGGACGGACACCGAGGGCGAGGACGCGATCCAGCGCGCCTTCCACGGCGCCGGGGACGACTGGCGCCGGCAGGCGGCCGAGAGACAGCCGATGGGCAAGCTGGGGCAGGTCGACGAGATCGCTGACTTCGTCGTCTTCCTGCTCTCCGACCGCAGTGGTGTGGTGACCGGGTCGGTGATCGACTGGGACCAGATCGTCCTCGGCGGACTCGACTGA
- a CDS encoding LacI family DNA-binding transcriptional regulator — protein sequence MGHPYPIREIARQAGLSQATVDRVLNHRGGVRESTVREVHQAIRDLDRQRTQVRIGGRTFMIDVVMQTPARFSSAVRDALEAELPSLHPAVVRSRFHFRETCPPAELIRILERIARRGSQGVVLKAPDLPEITAAVGRLVAAGIPVVTLVTDLPGSARLAYIGIDNRAAGATAAYLLGQWLGDRPGHVLVTISRGFFRGEEEREMGFRGALRMTRPERTLVEVTDSDGLDATQRDLVRAALERDPEINAVYSIGGGNAATVGAFEELGRDLAVFIAHDLDHDNTRLLRERRISAVLHHDLRQDMRRACQTVMRAHGALPEEGPHLASPIQVVTPFNLPPEAVTQG from the coding sequence ATGGGACACCCCTATCCGATCCGCGAGATCGCCCGTCAGGCCGGCCTGAGTCAGGCCACCGTCGACCGCGTCCTCAATCACCGGGGCGGGGTGCGGGAGAGCACGGTGCGCGAGGTGCACCAGGCGATCAGGGATCTGGACCGGCAGCGGACGCAGGTCCGCATCGGCGGACGTACCTTCATGATCGACGTCGTCATGCAGACTCCGGCCCGGTTCTCCTCCGCCGTGCGTGACGCCTTGGAGGCCGAACTGCCCTCCCTGCACCCCGCGGTCGTCCGTTCCCGCTTCCACTTCCGGGAGACGTGTCCGCCCGCGGAGCTGATCCGCATCCTGGAGCGGATCGCCCGGCGCGGCTCTCAGGGAGTGGTCCTCAAGGCCCCGGACCTGCCCGAGATCACCGCCGCCGTCGGCAGGCTGGTCGCGGCCGGGATCCCCGTGGTCACCCTGGTGACGGACCTTCCCGGCAGCGCCCGCCTCGCCTACATAGGCATCGACAACCGCGCCGCGGGAGCCACCGCCGCGTATCTGCTCGGCCAGTGGCTGGGCGACCGCCCCGGTCATGTGCTCGTCACCATCAGCCGGGGCTTCTTCCGCGGCGAGGAGGAGCGCGAGATGGGCTTCCGCGGCGCCCTCAGGATGACCCGGCCCGAACGCACACTGGTCGAGGTCACCGACAGCGACGGCCTGGACGCCACCCAGAGGGACCTCGTACGGGCAGCGCTGGAGCGGGATCCGGAGATCAACGCCGTCTACTCCATCGGCGGCGGCAACGCCGCGACCGTGGGGGCTTTCGAGGAACTCGGCCGCGACCTCGCGGTCTTCATCGCGCACGACCTCGACCACGACAACACCCGGCTGCTGCGCGAACGCCGTATCTCCGCCGTGCTCCACCACGACCTGCGCCAGGACATGCGCCGCGCCTGCCAGACGGTCATGCGGGCACACGGGGCGCTTCCCGAAGAAGGGCCTCACCTCGCGTCCCCGATCCAGGTGGTCACACCGTTCAACCTGCCACCCGAGGCGGTGACGCAGGGTTGA
- a CDS encoding Gfo/Idh/MocA family protein — translation MRIGILGLGRIGAFHAATLAGLDAVESLVVTDPVAAAAASAAERFGATAVDSPQALLAAGVDGVVIAAATDAHPALILAAVDAGVPVFCEKPVAKTVEESLTVLRAVRDSGIEVHIGYNRRFDAGCVAARKAVLADELGKLHTVRSTTLDPAPPPEAYIAVSGGIFRDCSVHDFDIVRWVTGREVTEVYAAGGNRGAAYIAAAGDVDTASAVLTLDDGTLAVVSNSRHNARGYDVRLELHGMKDSIAVGLEDKLPLRSVEPGATFPAGAPHHFFMDRFADAYRAELTAFTEVVAGRIPSPCTVADAIEASWIAEACTRSLAEHRPVRMDEVRKDMDEVHQA, via the coding sequence ATGCGTATCGGCATCTTGGGCCTCGGCCGGATCGGTGCTTTCCACGCCGCCACACTCGCCGGACTGGACGCGGTGGAGTCCCTGGTGGTCACCGACCCCGTGGCCGCGGCCGCGGCCTCGGCGGCGGAGCGCTTCGGGGCGACGGCGGTCGACTCACCCCAGGCGCTGCTGGCCGCCGGGGTGGACGGCGTGGTGATCGCCGCCGCCACGGACGCGCACCCCGCGCTGATCCTCGCCGCCGTCGACGCGGGCGTCCCCGTCTTCTGCGAGAAGCCGGTGGCGAAGACCGTCGAGGAGAGCCTGACCGTGCTGCGCGCGGTGCGGGACAGCGGCATCGAGGTGCACATCGGCTACAACCGGCGCTTCGATGCGGGCTGTGTCGCCGCGCGCAAGGCGGTACTCGCCGACGAACTCGGCAAGCTGCACACCGTACGCTCCACCACCCTGGACCCGGCGCCGCCGCCGGAGGCGTACATCGCCGTGTCCGGCGGCATCTTCCGGGACTGCTCCGTGCACGACTTCGACATCGTGCGCTGGGTGACCGGACGGGAGGTCACCGAGGTGTACGCGGCCGGCGGCAACCGCGGTGCCGCGTACATCGCCGCCGCGGGCGACGTCGACACCGCCTCGGCGGTCCTCACCCTGGACGACGGAACCCTGGCCGTGGTGTCCAACTCCCGGCACAACGCGCGCGGTTACGACGTGCGCCTGGAGTTGCACGGCATGAAGGACAGCATCGCCGTGGGTCTGGAGGACAAGCTGCCGCTGCGGTCCGTCGAACCGGGCGCCACCTTCCCGGCCGGTGCCCCGCACCACTTCTTCATGGACCGCTTCGCGGACGCCTACCGTGCCGAGCTCACCGCGTTCACCGAGGTCGTGGCGGGCCGCATCCCCTCGCCATGTACGGTGGCCGATGCCATCGAGGCGAGCTGGATCGCCGAAGCCTGCACACGGTCGCTGGCGGAGCACCGACCGGTGCGGATGGACGAGGTACGCAAGGACATGGACGAGGTGCACCAGGCATGA